The following are encoded together in the Thunnus maccoyii chromosome 18, fThuMac1.1, whole genome shotgun sequence genome:
- the arhgap44a gene encoding rho GTPase-activating protein 44 isoform X1: MKKQFNRMRQLANQTVGRAEKTEVLSEDLLQVEKRLDLVKQVTHSTHKKLTACLQGQQGTDMEKRSVKSPSKKLPLTILAQCMVEGAAVLGDDSLLGKMLKLCGDTEEKLAQELIQFEFQIERDVVEPLYVLAEVDIPNIQKQRKHLAKLVLDMDSARTRYQQSSKSSSHPSTLQPGAKSESLREEMEEAANRMEICRDQLSADMYNFVAKEIDYANYFQTMIETQAEYHRKSLEILHSVLPQIKAHQEAWVEKPSFGKSLEEHLNISGREIAFPIEACVTMLLECGMQEEGLFRVAPSASKLKKLKASLDCGVLDVQEYSSDPHAIAGALKSYLRELPEPLMTTELYDEWIQASNIQDMDKRLQALMAACEKLPTDNLNNFRYLVKFLAKLSEYQDANKMTPGNMAIVLGPNLLWTHTEPNMTEMMTTVSLQIVGIIEPIIQHADWFFPGEIEFNLTGSYGSPIHTNHNSNYSSMPSPDMDQSERKQQHDQSRRPLSVATDNMMLEFYKKDGIRKIQSMGVRVMDTSWVSRKGSSTLARKTSSTPPGIQGPSSPADTLIPEQPGELATSPSATPPPGERVGSDNVSPNRPDTSHAHPPPGEDRPPPPYPTSSCHAAPHHFYPKPPPCARPVAPGPESQPPASPPPPLRWSGFIPPAPPPSSSSSSSSSSLDINSNPKPSCLHFPKHSPPGDMSHAPPPDTNASPLYIKTPLVLTRHDQSLGNPPSLPSSAPPPPPWAACPCARERGPPRLTSSLKSKELSPVIGHKAIQVAGPTVPPNSSPQSCSQSPHSTEHSPHTLRKGSKKLAPVPPKVPYGQSGGMSDQSTGQPSPVSLSPTPPSTPSPYGLACPPGQVPPSSPGQTPLGAPHSLSSPPSLTGTLTKSRPAPKPRQRPSLPPPQPPTAPPGFTGSATTPVPQPLEQGLLDGLSPGESMSTDIFNYEIPSINVNLDSLIDEFSGAPCRRSLAVTDSPEGDAVPEEEPQSTTL, encoded by the exons ATGAAGAAGCAGTTCAATCGGATGCGACAGCTCGCCAACCAAACGGTGGGAAG GGCAGAAAAAACAGAGGTGTTAAGCGAGGACCTTCTACAG GTGGAAAAGCGTCTGGATCTGGTCAAACAGGTGACGCACAGCACTCACAAGAAGCTGACTGCCTGCCTGCAGGGTCAGCAGGGCACTGATATGGAGAAGAGATCTGTCAAGTCACCGTCT aaaaaactACCGCTCACAATCCTGGCACAATGTATGGTAGAGGGAGCTGCAGTGTTAGGGGATGACTCTCTCCTGGG GAAGATGCTGAAGCTGTGCGGGGACACAGAAGAGAAGTTGGCTCAGGAGCTCATCCAATTTGAGTTCCAGATAGAAAGAGATGTGGTGGAGCCTCTATATGTGCTTGCTGAA gTGGATATTCCCAACATccagaaacaaagaaagcacTTAGCTAAACTTGTCTTGGACATGGACTCCGCACGGACAAG ATATCAGCAGTCGTCCAAGTCATCCAGTCATCCGAGCACTCTGCAGCCTGGCGCCAAGTCCGAGTCCCtcagagaggagatggaggaggcaGCCAATCGAATGGAGATTTGTAGG GATCAGTTGTCAGCAGATATGTACAATTTTGTGGCCAAAGAAATAGACTATGCAAACTACTTCCAGACA ATGATAGAAACACAGGCAGAGTATCACAGGAAGTCATTAGAGATTCTTCACAGTGTCTTGCCCCAGATTAAAGCTCACCAAG aGGCGTGGGTGGAGAAGCCATCATTTGGCAAGTCTCTGGAGGAACACCTGAATATTAGTGGGAGAGAGATTGCCTTCCCCATCGAAGCCTGTGTCACCATGCTGTTAGAGTGTGGCATGCAAGAGGAG GGCCTTTTCAGAGTTGCTCCGTCAGCCTCCAAGCTGAAGAAGCTGAAAGCCTCTCTGGACTGTGGAGTTCTGGATGTGCAGGAGTACTCCTCTGACCCACACGCCATCGCAG GGGCTCTGAAATCATACCTCCGTGAGCTCCCCGAGCCATTGATGACCACTGAACTTTATGATGAATGGATTCAGGCTTCCAA CATTCAAGATATGGACAAGAGACTACAAGCATTAATGGCAGCGTGTGAAAAACTCCCCACAGACAACTTGAACAATTTCAG ATATCTAGTTAAATTCTTAGCCAAGCTGAGTGAGTATCAAGACGCAAACAAGATGACACCCGGTAACATGGCGATTGTCCTTGGCCCTAACTTGCTTTGGACGCACACTGAACC GAACATGACAGAGATGATGACCACTGTTTCACTACAGATTGTTGGCATCATTGAGCCTATTATCCAGCATGCTGACTGGTTCTTCCCTGGAG AGATTGAATTCAACTTGACAGGCAGCTATGGCAGCCCGATCCACACCAACCACAACTCCAACTACAGCTCCATGCCTTCACCAGACATGGACCAATCTGAGCGCAAGCAGCAGCACGACCAAAGCCGACGCCCACTAAGCGTCGCAACTGACAACATGATGCTGGAGTTCTACAAGAAGGATGG CATTAGGAAGATACAAAG TATGGGTGTTCGGGTCATGGATACCTCCTGGGTGTCTCGGAAGGGCTCATCCACACTGGCACGCAAGACCTCCTCTACCCCGCCAGGCATACAAGGCCCGAGCTCCCCCGCAGACACACTCATCCCCGAGCAGCCCGGAGAGCTCGCCACCTCCCCATCCGCGACACCGCCGCCCGGAGAAAGGGTTGG CTCAGACAACGTGTCGCCCAATCGGCCGGACACCTCTCATGCCCACCCACCCCCAGGGGAGGACCGGCCACCCCCCCCTTACCCCACCTCCTCGTGCCACGCTGCCCCCCACCACTTCTATCCCAAACCCCCACCCTGCGCTCGCCCTGTAGCACCGGGTCCAGAGTCCCAGCCCCCTGCCTCACCCCCGCCTCCACTACGCTGGTCTGGCTTCATTCCCCCTGCCCCgcccccttcctcctcttcttcctcctcctcctcgtcacTTGACATCAATTCGAATCCCAAACCCAGCTGTCTGCACTTCCCCAAGCACAGCCCGCCTGGTGATATGTCGCATGCCCCCCCACCAGACACTAACGCTTCACCACTCTACATCAAAACCCCCTTGGTACTAACCCGCCATGACCAGTCCCTTGGCAATCCCCCTAGCCTCCCTTCTTCCGCGCCCCCGCCCCCACCGTGGGCTGCCTGTCCATGTGCCCGAGAGAGAGGACCCCCCAGGCTGACTAG tTCATTGAAGAGTAAAGAGCTTTCCCCTGTAATTGGACACAAAGCCATCCAGGTGGCAGGTCCAACAGTCCCCCCCAACAGTAGTCCCCAGAGCTGCAGCCAGTCCCCCCACTCAACAGAGCACAGTCCACACACCCTGCGCAAAG GTTCCAAGAAGTTGGCCCCTGTGCCTCCCAAGGTCCCCTACGGCCAGTCTGGTGGGATGTCCGACCAGTCGACAGGTCAGCCGTCACCAGTCAGCCTGTCCCCCACCCCTCCTAGCACCCCCTCCCCTTATGGACTGGCCTGCCCCCCTGGGCAAGTGCCCCCATCCTCCCCTGGCCAGACCCCATTGGGGGCACCTCACTCGCTTTCGTCCCCGCCCTCCCTGACCGGAACGCTCACCAAGTCGCGGCCTGCCCCTAAGCCTAGGCAGAGACCCAGTCTGCCCCCTCCTCAGCCGCCCACAGCCCCCCCAGGGTTCACTGGCTCGGCCACAACCCCAGTGCCCCAGCCCCTGGAACAGGGCCTTCTGGATGGACTGTCTCCCGGGGAGAGCATGTCTACAG ATATCTTCAATTATGAAATCCCCTCCATCAATGTCAATCTGGACAGCCTCATCGATGAGTTCAGCGGTGCCCCCTGCAGGAGGTCCCTGGCAGTGACAGACTCTCCAGAGGGGGATGCTGTGCCTGAGGAGGAACCCCAGAGCACCACTCTATGA
- the arhgap44a gene encoding rho GTPase-activating protein 44 isoform X3, which produces MKKQFNRMRQLANQTVGRAEKTEVLSEDLLQVEKRLDLVKQVTHSTHKKLTACLQGQQGTDMEKRSVKSPSKKLPLTILAQCMVEGAAVLGDDSLLGKMLKLCGDTEEKLAQELIQFEFQIERDVVEPLYVLAEVDIPNIQKQRKHLAKLVLDMDSARTRYQQSSKSSSHPSTLQPGAKSESLREEMEEAANRMEICRDQLSADMYNFVAKEIDYANYFQTMIETQAEYHRKSLEILHSVLPQIKAHQEAWVEKPSFGKSLEEHLNISGREIAFPIEACVTMLLECGMQEEGLFRVAPSASKLKKLKASLDCGVLDVQEYSSDPHAIAGALKSYLRELPEPLMTTELYDEWIQASNIQDMDKRLQALMAACEKLPTDNLNNFRYLVKFLAKLSEYQDANKMTPGNMAIVLGPNLLWTHTEPNMTEMMTTVSLQIVGIIEPIIQHADWFFPGEIEFNLTGSYGSPIHTNHNSNYSSMPSPDMDQSERKQQHDQSRRPLSVATDNMMLEFYKKDGIRKIQSMGVRVMDTSWVSRKGSSTLARKTSSTPPGIQGPSSPADTLIPEQPGELATSPSATPPPGERVGSLKSKELSPVIGHKAIQVAGPTVPPNSSPQSCSQSPHSTEHSPHTLRKGSKKLAPVPPKVPYGQSGGMSDQSTGQPSPVSLSPTPPSTPSPYGLACPPGQVPPSSPGQTPLGAPHSLSSPPSLTGTLTKSRPAPKPRQRPSLPPPQPPTAPPGFTGSATTPVPQPLEQGLLDGLSPGESMSTDIFNYEIPSINVNLDSLIDEFSGAPCRRSLAVTDSPEGDAVPEEEPQSTTL; this is translated from the exons ATGAAGAAGCAGTTCAATCGGATGCGACAGCTCGCCAACCAAACGGTGGGAAG GGCAGAAAAAACAGAGGTGTTAAGCGAGGACCTTCTACAG GTGGAAAAGCGTCTGGATCTGGTCAAACAGGTGACGCACAGCACTCACAAGAAGCTGACTGCCTGCCTGCAGGGTCAGCAGGGCACTGATATGGAGAAGAGATCTGTCAAGTCACCGTCT aaaaaactACCGCTCACAATCCTGGCACAATGTATGGTAGAGGGAGCTGCAGTGTTAGGGGATGACTCTCTCCTGGG GAAGATGCTGAAGCTGTGCGGGGACACAGAAGAGAAGTTGGCTCAGGAGCTCATCCAATTTGAGTTCCAGATAGAAAGAGATGTGGTGGAGCCTCTATATGTGCTTGCTGAA gTGGATATTCCCAACATccagaaacaaagaaagcacTTAGCTAAACTTGTCTTGGACATGGACTCCGCACGGACAAG ATATCAGCAGTCGTCCAAGTCATCCAGTCATCCGAGCACTCTGCAGCCTGGCGCCAAGTCCGAGTCCCtcagagaggagatggaggaggcaGCCAATCGAATGGAGATTTGTAGG GATCAGTTGTCAGCAGATATGTACAATTTTGTGGCCAAAGAAATAGACTATGCAAACTACTTCCAGACA ATGATAGAAACACAGGCAGAGTATCACAGGAAGTCATTAGAGATTCTTCACAGTGTCTTGCCCCAGATTAAAGCTCACCAAG aGGCGTGGGTGGAGAAGCCATCATTTGGCAAGTCTCTGGAGGAACACCTGAATATTAGTGGGAGAGAGATTGCCTTCCCCATCGAAGCCTGTGTCACCATGCTGTTAGAGTGTGGCATGCAAGAGGAG GGCCTTTTCAGAGTTGCTCCGTCAGCCTCCAAGCTGAAGAAGCTGAAAGCCTCTCTGGACTGTGGAGTTCTGGATGTGCAGGAGTACTCCTCTGACCCACACGCCATCGCAG GGGCTCTGAAATCATACCTCCGTGAGCTCCCCGAGCCATTGATGACCACTGAACTTTATGATGAATGGATTCAGGCTTCCAA CATTCAAGATATGGACAAGAGACTACAAGCATTAATGGCAGCGTGTGAAAAACTCCCCACAGACAACTTGAACAATTTCAG ATATCTAGTTAAATTCTTAGCCAAGCTGAGTGAGTATCAAGACGCAAACAAGATGACACCCGGTAACATGGCGATTGTCCTTGGCCCTAACTTGCTTTGGACGCACACTGAACC GAACATGACAGAGATGATGACCACTGTTTCACTACAGATTGTTGGCATCATTGAGCCTATTATCCAGCATGCTGACTGGTTCTTCCCTGGAG AGATTGAATTCAACTTGACAGGCAGCTATGGCAGCCCGATCCACACCAACCACAACTCCAACTACAGCTCCATGCCTTCACCAGACATGGACCAATCTGAGCGCAAGCAGCAGCACGACCAAAGCCGACGCCCACTAAGCGTCGCAACTGACAACATGATGCTGGAGTTCTACAAGAAGGATGG CATTAGGAAGATACAAAG TATGGGTGTTCGGGTCATGGATACCTCCTGGGTGTCTCGGAAGGGCTCATCCACACTGGCACGCAAGACCTCCTCTACCCCGCCAGGCATACAAGGCCCGAGCTCCCCCGCAGACACACTCATCCCCGAGCAGCCCGGAGAGCTCGCCACCTCCCCATCCGCGACACCGCCGCCCGGAGAAAGGGTTGG tTCATTGAAGAGTAAAGAGCTTTCCCCTGTAATTGGACACAAAGCCATCCAGGTGGCAGGTCCAACAGTCCCCCCCAACAGTAGTCCCCAGAGCTGCAGCCAGTCCCCCCACTCAACAGAGCACAGTCCACACACCCTGCGCAAAG GTTCCAAGAAGTTGGCCCCTGTGCCTCCCAAGGTCCCCTACGGCCAGTCTGGTGGGATGTCCGACCAGTCGACAGGTCAGCCGTCACCAGTCAGCCTGTCCCCCACCCCTCCTAGCACCCCCTCCCCTTATGGACTGGCCTGCCCCCCTGGGCAAGTGCCCCCATCCTCCCCTGGCCAGACCCCATTGGGGGCACCTCACTCGCTTTCGTCCCCGCCCTCCCTGACCGGAACGCTCACCAAGTCGCGGCCTGCCCCTAAGCCTAGGCAGAGACCCAGTCTGCCCCCTCCTCAGCCGCCCACAGCCCCCCCAGGGTTCACTGGCTCGGCCACAACCCCAGTGCCCCAGCCCCTGGAACAGGGCCTTCTGGATGGACTGTCTCCCGGGGAGAGCATGTCTACAG ATATCTTCAATTATGAAATCCCCTCCATCAATGTCAATCTGGACAGCCTCATCGATGAGTTCAGCGGTGCCCCCTGCAGGAGGTCCCTGGCAGTGACAGACTCTCCAGAGGGGGATGCTGTGCCTGAGGAGGAACCCCAGAGCACCACTCTATGA
- the arhgap44a gene encoding rho GTPase-activating protein 44 isoform X4 — MKKQFNRMRQLANQTVGRAEKTEVLSEDLLQVEKRLDLVKQVTHSTHKKLTACLQGQQGTDMEKRSVKSPSKKLPLTILAQCMVEGAAVLGDDSLLGKMLKLCGDTEEKLAQELIQFEFQIERDVVEPLYVLAEVDIPNIQKQRKHLAKLVLDMDSARTRYQQSSKSSSHPSTLQPGAKSESLREEMEEAANRMEICRDQLSADMYNFVAKEIDYANYFQTMIETQAEYHRKSLEILHSVLPQIKAHQEAWVEKPSFGKSLEEHLNISGREIAFPIEACVTMLLECGMQEEGLFRVAPSASKLKKLKASLDCGVLDVQEYSSDPHAIAGALKSYLRELPEPLMTTELYDEWIQASNIQDMDKRLQALMAACEKLPTDNLNNFRYLVKFLAKLSEYQDANKMTPGNMAIVLGPNLLWTHTEPNMTEMMTTVSLQIVGIIEPIIQHADWFFPGEIEFNLTGSYGSPIHTNHNSNYSSMPSPDMDQSERKQQHDQSRRPLSVATDNMMLEFYKKDGMGVRVMDTSWVSRKGSSTLARKTSSTPPGIQGPSSPADTLIPEQPGELATSPSATPPPGERVGSLKSKELSPVIGHKAIQVAGPTVPPNSSPQSCSQSPHSTEHSPHTLRKGSKKLAPVPPKVPYGQSGGMSDQSTGQPSPVSLSPTPPSTPSPYGLACPPGQVPPSSPGQTPLGAPHSLSSPPSLTGTLTKSRPAPKPRQRPSLPPPQPPTAPPGFTGSATTPVPQPLEQGLLDGLSPGESMSTDIFNYEIPSINVNLDSLIDEFSGAPCRRSLAVTDSPEGDAVPEEEPQSTTL, encoded by the exons ATGAAGAAGCAGTTCAATCGGATGCGACAGCTCGCCAACCAAACGGTGGGAAG GGCAGAAAAAACAGAGGTGTTAAGCGAGGACCTTCTACAG GTGGAAAAGCGTCTGGATCTGGTCAAACAGGTGACGCACAGCACTCACAAGAAGCTGACTGCCTGCCTGCAGGGTCAGCAGGGCACTGATATGGAGAAGAGATCTGTCAAGTCACCGTCT aaaaaactACCGCTCACAATCCTGGCACAATGTATGGTAGAGGGAGCTGCAGTGTTAGGGGATGACTCTCTCCTGGG GAAGATGCTGAAGCTGTGCGGGGACACAGAAGAGAAGTTGGCTCAGGAGCTCATCCAATTTGAGTTCCAGATAGAAAGAGATGTGGTGGAGCCTCTATATGTGCTTGCTGAA gTGGATATTCCCAACATccagaaacaaagaaagcacTTAGCTAAACTTGTCTTGGACATGGACTCCGCACGGACAAG ATATCAGCAGTCGTCCAAGTCATCCAGTCATCCGAGCACTCTGCAGCCTGGCGCCAAGTCCGAGTCCCtcagagaggagatggaggaggcaGCCAATCGAATGGAGATTTGTAGG GATCAGTTGTCAGCAGATATGTACAATTTTGTGGCCAAAGAAATAGACTATGCAAACTACTTCCAGACA ATGATAGAAACACAGGCAGAGTATCACAGGAAGTCATTAGAGATTCTTCACAGTGTCTTGCCCCAGATTAAAGCTCACCAAG aGGCGTGGGTGGAGAAGCCATCATTTGGCAAGTCTCTGGAGGAACACCTGAATATTAGTGGGAGAGAGATTGCCTTCCCCATCGAAGCCTGTGTCACCATGCTGTTAGAGTGTGGCATGCAAGAGGAG GGCCTTTTCAGAGTTGCTCCGTCAGCCTCCAAGCTGAAGAAGCTGAAAGCCTCTCTGGACTGTGGAGTTCTGGATGTGCAGGAGTACTCCTCTGACCCACACGCCATCGCAG GGGCTCTGAAATCATACCTCCGTGAGCTCCCCGAGCCATTGATGACCACTGAACTTTATGATGAATGGATTCAGGCTTCCAA CATTCAAGATATGGACAAGAGACTACAAGCATTAATGGCAGCGTGTGAAAAACTCCCCACAGACAACTTGAACAATTTCAG ATATCTAGTTAAATTCTTAGCCAAGCTGAGTGAGTATCAAGACGCAAACAAGATGACACCCGGTAACATGGCGATTGTCCTTGGCCCTAACTTGCTTTGGACGCACACTGAACC GAACATGACAGAGATGATGACCACTGTTTCACTACAGATTGTTGGCATCATTGAGCCTATTATCCAGCATGCTGACTGGTTCTTCCCTGGAG AGATTGAATTCAACTTGACAGGCAGCTATGGCAGCCCGATCCACACCAACCACAACTCCAACTACAGCTCCATGCCTTCACCAGACATGGACCAATCTGAGCGCAAGCAGCAGCACGACCAAAGCCGACGCCCACTAAGCGTCGCAACTGACAACATGATGCTGGAGTTCTACAAGAAGGATGG TATGGGTGTTCGGGTCATGGATACCTCCTGGGTGTCTCGGAAGGGCTCATCCACACTGGCACGCAAGACCTCCTCTACCCCGCCAGGCATACAAGGCCCGAGCTCCCCCGCAGACACACTCATCCCCGAGCAGCCCGGAGAGCTCGCCACCTCCCCATCCGCGACACCGCCGCCCGGAGAAAGGGTTGG tTCATTGAAGAGTAAAGAGCTTTCCCCTGTAATTGGACACAAAGCCATCCAGGTGGCAGGTCCAACAGTCCCCCCCAACAGTAGTCCCCAGAGCTGCAGCCAGTCCCCCCACTCAACAGAGCACAGTCCACACACCCTGCGCAAAG GTTCCAAGAAGTTGGCCCCTGTGCCTCCCAAGGTCCCCTACGGCCAGTCTGGTGGGATGTCCGACCAGTCGACAGGTCAGCCGTCACCAGTCAGCCTGTCCCCCACCCCTCCTAGCACCCCCTCCCCTTATGGACTGGCCTGCCCCCCTGGGCAAGTGCCCCCATCCTCCCCTGGCCAGACCCCATTGGGGGCACCTCACTCGCTTTCGTCCCCGCCCTCCCTGACCGGAACGCTCACCAAGTCGCGGCCTGCCCCTAAGCCTAGGCAGAGACCCAGTCTGCCCCCTCCTCAGCCGCCCACAGCCCCCCCAGGGTTCACTGGCTCGGCCACAACCCCAGTGCCCCAGCCCCTGGAACAGGGCCTTCTGGATGGACTGTCTCCCGGGGAGAGCATGTCTACAG ATATCTTCAATTATGAAATCCCCTCCATCAATGTCAATCTGGACAGCCTCATCGATGAGTTCAGCGGTGCCCCCTGCAGGAGGTCCCTGGCAGTGACAGACTCTCCAGAGGGGGATGCTGTGCCTGAGGAGGAACCCCAGAGCACCACTCTATGA
- the arhgap44a gene encoding rho GTPase-activating protein 44 isoform X2 — translation MKKQFNRMRQLANQTVGRAEKTEVLSEDLLQVEKRLDLVKQVTHSTHKKLTACLQGQQGTDMEKRSVKSPSKKLPLTILAQCMVEGAAVLGDDSLLGKMLKLCGDTEEKLAQELIQFEFQIERDVVEPLYVLAEVDIPNIQKQRKHLAKLVLDMDSARTRYQQSSKSSSHPSTLQPGAKSESLREEMEEAANRMEICRDQLSADMYNFVAKEIDYANYFQTMIETQAEYHRKSLEILHSVLPQIKAHQEAWVEKPSFGKSLEEHLNISGREIAFPIEACVTMLLECGMQEEGLFRVAPSASKLKKLKASLDCGVLDVQEYSSDPHAIAGALKSYLRELPEPLMTTELYDEWIQASNIQDMDKRLQALMAACEKLPTDNLNNFRYLVKFLAKLSEYQDANKMTPGNMAIVLGPNLLWTHTEPNMTEMMTTVSLQIVGIIEPIIQHADWFFPGEIEFNLTGSYGSPIHTNHNSNYSSMPSPDMDQSERKQQHDQSRRPLSVATDNMMLEFYKKDGIRKIQSMGVRVMDTSWVSRKGSSTLARKTSSTPPGIQGPSSPADTLIPEQPGELATSPSATPPPGERVGSDNVSPNRPDTSHAHPPPGEDRPPPPYPTSSCHAAPHHFYPKPPPCARPVAPGPESQPPASPPPPLRWSGFIPPAPPPSSSSSSSSSSLDINSNPKPSCLHFPKHSPPGDMSHAPPPDTNASPLYIKTPLVLTRHDQSLGNPPSLPSSAPPPPPWAACPCARERGPPRLTSSLKSKELSPVIGHKAIQVAGPTVPPNSSPQSCSQSPHSTEHSPHTLRKGSKKLAPVPPKVPYGQSGGMSDQSTGQPSPVSLSPTPPSTPSPYGLACPPGQVPPSSPGQTPLGAPHSLSSPPSLTGTLTKSRPAPKPRQRPSLPPPQPPTAPPGFTGSATTPVPQPLEQGLLDGLSPGESMSTAV, via the exons ATGAAGAAGCAGTTCAATCGGATGCGACAGCTCGCCAACCAAACGGTGGGAAG GGCAGAAAAAACAGAGGTGTTAAGCGAGGACCTTCTACAG GTGGAAAAGCGTCTGGATCTGGTCAAACAGGTGACGCACAGCACTCACAAGAAGCTGACTGCCTGCCTGCAGGGTCAGCAGGGCACTGATATGGAGAAGAGATCTGTCAAGTCACCGTCT aaaaaactACCGCTCACAATCCTGGCACAATGTATGGTAGAGGGAGCTGCAGTGTTAGGGGATGACTCTCTCCTGGG GAAGATGCTGAAGCTGTGCGGGGACACAGAAGAGAAGTTGGCTCAGGAGCTCATCCAATTTGAGTTCCAGATAGAAAGAGATGTGGTGGAGCCTCTATATGTGCTTGCTGAA gTGGATATTCCCAACATccagaaacaaagaaagcacTTAGCTAAACTTGTCTTGGACATGGACTCCGCACGGACAAG ATATCAGCAGTCGTCCAAGTCATCCAGTCATCCGAGCACTCTGCAGCCTGGCGCCAAGTCCGAGTCCCtcagagaggagatggaggaggcaGCCAATCGAATGGAGATTTGTAGG GATCAGTTGTCAGCAGATATGTACAATTTTGTGGCCAAAGAAATAGACTATGCAAACTACTTCCAGACA ATGATAGAAACACAGGCAGAGTATCACAGGAAGTCATTAGAGATTCTTCACAGTGTCTTGCCCCAGATTAAAGCTCACCAAG aGGCGTGGGTGGAGAAGCCATCATTTGGCAAGTCTCTGGAGGAACACCTGAATATTAGTGGGAGAGAGATTGCCTTCCCCATCGAAGCCTGTGTCACCATGCTGTTAGAGTGTGGCATGCAAGAGGAG GGCCTTTTCAGAGTTGCTCCGTCAGCCTCCAAGCTGAAGAAGCTGAAAGCCTCTCTGGACTGTGGAGTTCTGGATGTGCAGGAGTACTCCTCTGACCCACACGCCATCGCAG GGGCTCTGAAATCATACCTCCGTGAGCTCCCCGAGCCATTGATGACCACTGAACTTTATGATGAATGGATTCAGGCTTCCAA CATTCAAGATATGGACAAGAGACTACAAGCATTAATGGCAGCGTGTGAAAAACTCCCCACAGACAACTTGAACAATTTCAG ATATCTAGTTAAATTCTTAGCCAAGCTGAGTGAGTATCAAGACGCAAACAAGATGACACCCGGTAACATGGCGATTGTCCTTGGCCCTAACTTGCTTTGGACGCACACTGAACC GAACATGACAGAGATGATGACCACTGTTTCACTACAGATTGTTGGCATCATTGAGCCTATTATCCAGCATGCTGACTGGTTCTTCCCTGGAG AGATTGAATTCAACTTGACAGGCAGCTATGGCAGCCCGATCCACACCAACCACAACTCCAACTACAGCTCCATGCCTTCACCAGACATGGACCAATCTGAGCGCAAGCAGCAGCACGACCAAAGCCGACGCCCACTAAGCGTCGCAACTGACAACATGATGCTGGAGTTCTACAAGAAGGATGG CATTAGGAAGATACAAAG TATGGGTGTTCGGGTCATGGATACCTCCTGGGTGTCTCGGAAGGGCTCATCCACACTGGCACGCAAGACCTCCTCTACCCCGCCAGGCATACAAGGCCCGAGCTCCCCCGCAGACACACTCATCCCCGAGCAGCCCGGAGAGCTCGCCACCTCCCCATCCGCGACACCGCCGCCCGGAGAAAGGGTTGG CTCAGACAACGTGTCGCCCAATCGGCCGGACACCTCTCATGCCCACCCACCCCCAGGGGAGGACCGGCCACCCCCCCCTTACCCCACCTCCTCGTGCCACGCTGCCCCCCACCACTTCTATCCCAAACCCCCACCCTGCGCTCGCCCTGTAGCACCGGGTCCAGAGTCCCAGCCCCCTGCCTCACCCCCGCCTCCACTACGCTGGTCTGGCTTCATTCCCCCTGCCCCgcccccttcctcctcttcttcctcctcctcctcgtcacTTGACATCAATTCGAATCCCAAACCCAGCTGTCTGCACTTCCCCAAGCACAGCCCGCCTGGTGATATGTCGCATGCCCCCCCACCAGACACTAACGCTTCACCACTCTACATCAAAACCCCCTTGGTACTAACCCGCCATGACCAGTCCCTTGGCAATCCCCCTAGCCTCCCTTCTTCCGCGCCCCCGCCCCCACCGTGGGCTGCCTGTCCATGTGCCCGAGAGAGAGGACCCCCCAGGCTGACTAG tTCATTGAAGAGTAAAGAGCTTTCCCCTGTAATTGGACACAAAGCCATCCAGGTGGCAGGTCCAACAGTCCCCCCCAACAGTAGTCCCCAGAGCTGCAGCCAGTCCCCCCACTCAACAGAGCACAGTCCACACACCCTGCGCAAAG GTTCCAAGAAGTTGGCCCCTGTGCCTCCCAAGGTCCCCTACGGCCAGTCTGGTGGGATGTCCGACCAGTCGACAGGTCAGCCGTCACCAGTCAGCCTGTCCCCCACCCCTCCTAGCACCCCCTCCCCTTATGGACTGGCCTGCCCCCCTGGGCAAGTGCCCCCATCCTCCCCTGGCCAGACCCCATTGGGGGCACCTCACTCGCTTTCGTCCCCGCCCTCCCTGACCGGAACGCTCACCAAGTCGCGGCCTGCCCCTAAGCCTAGGCAGAGACCCAGTCTGCCCCCTCCTCAGCCGCCCACAGCCCCCCCAGGGTTCACTGGCTCGGCCACAACCCCAGTGCCCCAGCCCCTGGAACAGGGCCTTCTGGATGGACTGTCTCCCGGGGAGAGCATGTCTACAG CTGTGTGA